The Petrotoga mobilis SJ95 genomic sequence CCCAATGTGTTTAATCCATTTCTACCTCCAACAACAGAACCAACAAAAACAAGAATTGCAGATATTGTAATAGCTTTTTTGTATGGAACCAATCCAGAAGCCACAGCTGGTCCAAATACATTGGAAGAATTGTTGGAGCCTAAGGACCATCCTAACAAAATAGCCGGGATCAAGTAAAATAATATCATATTAAAAATATTCCCCCATTTTAGGAAGATTTTAAAAAATTAAAGCCCATTTTCACCATATTGGCAATCATAGGCTTTTCTCAGAAGATCGCCTTAAATTTGTGATAGCTTACTTTACTCTTTAAGTCCACTACTAACCAAACTTTTTACAAACAAATCTTGAAGTAGAAAAAATATAATAAGAGTAGGTAAAGCAGCTAACAGTGTCCCTGCCATTATTACACCCCAATTGTTACTGGACTCTCCTGAGATCATCATCTTCACACCAACCTGTACCGTCCTCATGTTGTCTTGCATGGTAACTATCAAAGGCCAAAGATACATATTCCATGCATAAACAAAATTAATAATAGTCGCTCCAGCGATCATTGGTCCAGATAAGGGTATAAGCACCTTGAAAAAATATTGCATAGCTGAAGCACCATCTATTTTTGCTGCATCCTCTAAAGAGCGAGGGATTGTCATAAAATGTTGCCTAAATAGAAAGGTGTTGGTGGCAGACGCGGTAAAAGGTATTATCAATGCCCAGTAAGTGTTAACCCAACCAAGATTTGACATCAGCATAAACAAAGGTAAAATCATTACAGTTTCAGCAGGCAAAAATAAAGTTACAAAGAGGGTGGAAAACAATATGTTCTTTCCTTTAAATCGAAAAGAAGAAAAGGCATAAGCAGCCAATGTCCCTGTTATTAACTTTCCTAATGTTGTAAATGAAGCCACAAGCAATGAATTAAACAACATTCTGCCCATTGGAACGAGGTCCATCGCCGCTATGTAATTTTTAAAATTGATACTCGAAGGAAAAAACTTAGGTGGATAAGAAAAAACCTCCGTTGGTTCCATAAAACTCATGGAAATTGCCAGTATAAAAGGTAAAAACATGAAAAATGATACAATTATTAACCCTAATTCCACAAAAATATAATTCGCTTTTTCTCTGGTAGATTTCCTCATTATTGCTTGACTCCCTTCATTGATAATGAACCCTTTTCTCACCAAATCTGAAATAAAGAAAGGTGATAAATGACATAATAATAAATAGAACAACACTTTCTGCAGCTGCTAAACTTGTCTTTTGGAAAAAGAACGCGTCTTGATATAGTTTGTAAATTAAGGTTGTGGTGCTTCCTAAAGGGCCTCCTCTGGTCATAATGTCAATGATTCCAAACGACTTAAACATTCCATTGGTAATATTCATGATAACTAAGTAAAATGTAATGGGAGAAAGCATAGGAAATTTTATTTTCCACATCCTTTGCCACATGTTCGCTCCATCAATAACAGAACTCTCTATTATTGTTTCCGATATAGACTGTAACCCCGCAAGATAGAATATAATCGAAAAAGGCA encodes the following:
- a CDS encoding carbohydrate ABC transporter permease — its product is MRKSTREKANYIFVELGLIIVSFFMFLPFILAISMSFMEPTEVFSYPPKFFPSSINFKNYIAAMDLVPMGRMLFNSLLVASFTTLGKLITGTLAAYAFSSFRFKGKNILFSTLFVTLFLPAETVMILPLFMLMSNLGWVNTYWALIIPFTASATNTFLFRQHFMTIPRSLEDAAKIDGASAMQYFFKVLIPLSGPMIAGATIINFVYAWNMYLWPLIVTMQDNMRTVQVGVKMMISGESSNNWGVIMAGTLLAALPTLIIFFLLQDLFVKSLVSSGLKE